From Arachis stenosperma cultivar V10309 chromosome 2, arast.V10309.gnm1.PFL2, whole genome shotgun sequence, one genomic window encodes:
- the LOC130962915 gene encoding uncharacterized protein LOC130962915 yields MPLYAKFLKELMTRKRNWGENETVVLTEECSAIIQKKLPQILKDPGSFRIPFIIGDINMKKVLCDLRASINLMSLAMMKRVRIEEAKPTRMSHQLDDRTFKFPHGVVEDLLVKVGEFIFPANFVVLDMEE; encoded by the coding sequence ATGCCACTTTATGCCAAATTTTTAAAGGAGCTCATGACAAGGAAGAGGAATTGGGGAGAGAATGAGACTGTAGTGCTCACTGAGGAGTGTAGTGCCATAATACAAAAGAAGCTTCCGCAGATACtgaaagatcctgggagcttccGAATCCCCTTTATCATTGGGGATAtaaacatgaaaaaggtactatGTGATCTAAGAGCCAGCATCAACCTCATGTCCTTGGCTATGATGAAGAGGGTGAGAATAGAAGAGGCCAAGCCAACAAGAATGTCACATCAATTGGATGACAGAACATTTAAATTTCCCCATGGTGTAgtagaggatttgttggtgaaagtgggagaGTTCATCTTTCCAGCTAATTTTGTTGTGCTTGATATGGAAGAATAG